The following coding sequences lie in one Pseudomonadota bacterium genomic window:
- a CDS encoding glycine zipper domain-containing protein: MGFQGIQGLLSSNVLQQLVGGAVGDSSKDKASQFLTGVLPQSLGALQLLQKAPAAGALLEGAGSALNTATSAIPGIGAAATGATGFLGMGAGIFGGIMGAADLIMNWGKSTPAGGAASGAALGATIGSIFPGIGTVIGGALGGIVGGLFGSIKTGKHKDQKVRDSVRGLLVQEQVIDSSNKLTLANGTQYDMGADGKPRAELGGRRPYEIDTKNPLAKYAISWLNPVMDLLSGGNQKVKSDFIGYFTNAALSNATSLDDVRKNVNTFIAKFKLTDESLAESITKSVQAGQLDQQTAAAYINGINERRDVSFMGEQQTPTAGV, translated from the coding sequence ATGGGATTTCAGGGTATTCAGGGTCTTCTCTCTTCAAACGTACTTCAACAACTGGTCGGTGGTGCTGTTGGTGATTCAAGTAAAGACAAGGCCTCCCAATTTCTTACAGGCGTGCTCCCTCAATCTTTAGGAGCCTTACAGCTGCTGCAAAAGGCCCCTGCAGCGGGCGCTCTATTAGAGGGTGCGGGATCAGCTCTTAATACAGCAACCTCAGCAATACCAGGCATTGGAGCTGCCGCTACGGGGGCGACCGGCTTCCTTGGGATGGGCGCAGGCATCTTTGGCGGAATCATGGGAGCCGCGGACCTGATAATGAATTGGGGTAAATCAACACCGGCAGGTGGTGCTGCAAGTGGTGCCGCTCTTGGAGCAACGATCGGTAGTATCTTTCCCGGCATCGGTACCGTTATCGGAGGCGCGCTTGGGGGGATCGTAGGGGGGCTTTTTGGTAGCATTAAAACCGGAAAGCACAAAGACCAAAAGGTACGCGATTCGGTGCGAGGTCTGCTGGTGCAGGAACAGGTCATCGACTCGTCGAATAAACTCACCTTGGCGAACGGAACGCAGTACGACATGGGCGCTGATGGTAAACCTAGGGCGGAGTTAGGGGGACGTCGACCATACGAGATCGACACTAAGAACCCACTCGCTAAGTACGCTATCTCGTGGCTCAATCCGGTGATGGATCTTTTAAGTGGGGGCAATCAGAAGGTTAAGAGCGATTTTATCGGCTACTTTACTAACGCCGCACTTAGTAACGCTACCTCGCTCGATGATGTGCGCAAGAACGTCAATACATTCATCGCTAAGTTTAAACTAACCGATGAGAGCTTGGCAGAGTCCATCACTAAGTCCGTCCAGGCTGGACAGCTAGACCAACAAACCGCTGCGGCATACATTAACGGGATTAACGAGCGCAGGGATGTTAGCTTTATGGGAGAGCAGCAGACACCTACAGCAGGGGTGTAG
- a CDS encoding Solitary outer membrane autotransporter beta-barrel domain, which translates to MSVWVRLARVTLFIVCVFQPWQKLVAQGSTITPEQQRFSNEIINESVNTTTLFASQDTFSTGHFDKHRIGQPDTSYNTIRTPFEALLTDGAGSVQPFVQGSIGLLKVVGGVAPVNGVGENDLSTSDLISVATGLGAYVTLSEDFKLAASISLAYSHLRNNYDFKNEYSQKFFKPEDDLLYNWSLDLLTYTPTIRALYQSKFGESIVQYTLGYSHIFNDSIASSSSAITINSATGLLWNRFAYTQPLGIEAISAPLSLRPFFQWSNISGKASKGLDLVNLFEVGADLVMDFKEKFIWFSQISWGGSYVTGDSFEGYHIGLGGKF; encoded by the coding sequence ATGTCTGTATGGGTCCGTTTAGCTCGCGTAACGCTCTTTATCGTCTGCGTGTTTCAGCCGTGGCAGAAGCTTGTTGCGCAAGGCTCCACAATAACCCCCGAGCAACAGCGCTTCAGTAACGAGATTATAAACGAGTCGGTTAATACCACGACCCTTTTTGCATCTCAGGATACCTTCTCTACGGGGCACTTTGACAAGCACCGTATTGGGCAACCAGATACCAGTTACAATACAATACGGACGCCCTTCGAGGCTTTGCTGACAGATGGTGCCGGCTCCGTTCAGCCGTTCGTGCAAGGCAGCATTGGGTTGCTTAAGGTTGTAGGCGGAGTTGCGCCGGTTAATGGAGTAGGGGAGAACGACTTATCAACCTCCGATCTTATCTCAGTGGCTACCGGGCTAGGCGCATACGTTACATTGAGTGAGGATTTCAAGTTGGCAGCCTCAATCTCGCTCGCCTATTCTCACCTCAGAAATAACTATGATTTTAAAAATGAGTATAGCCAAAAATTTTTCAAACCAGAGGATGACCTGTTGTACAACTGGAGCTTAGATCTATTGACCTATACACCAACGATTAGGGCGCTCTATCAGAGTAAGTTTGGCGAATCTATAGTTCAGTACACCCTGGGATATAGTCATATCTTTAATGATTCAATCGCATCATCAAGCTCGGCTATCACAATTAATTCCGCAACTGGCTTGTTATGGAACAGATTTGCCTATACTCAGCCGCTCGGGATTGAGGCGATCTCTGCGCCGTTATCTCTACGGCCCTTCTTTCAATGGAGCAATATCAGCGGAAAGGCATCCAAGGGGTTGGACCTAGTTAATCTCTTTGAGGTAGGGGCGGATCTGGTGATGGACTTTAAGGAGAAGTTTATCTGGTTCTCTCAGATTAGCTGGGGGGGGAGCTATGTGACCGGCGATAGTTTTGAGGGTTATCATATCGGCTTAGGAGGAAAATTTTGA
- the mqnB gene encoding futalosine hydrolase yields MRVLLVSATMLEVLPTIAANIPSASEISGFGAAGTLLTGKGLDCLITGLGQMQCGIHLTALLARERYDLVVQAGIAGSFTDRFPKRSIAVVSQESLADLGAEDNGGFLDLMEMGLLDPNQAPFSQGRLIAPELMIKALSALPRASSVTVNRVLSSESSIAWVRERYVPELVNMEGAALFYACLLKNVPFVSLRSVSDMVGARDKGSWDIPGAVAVLNATLGVLLEESMS; encoded by the coding sequence TTGAGGGTACTACTCGTCTCGGCTACCATGCTTGAGGTTCTGCCAACCATAGCGGCAAATATTCCTAGCGCTAGCGAGATCTCTGGTTTTGGAGCAGCGGGAACTCTACTAACGGGCAAGGGGCTTGATTGTCTGATTACCGGGCTGGGACAGATGCAGTGTGGGATACACCTGACGGCGCTACTCGCGCGCGAACGGTACGACCTGGTAGTACAGGCTGGAATTGCTGGCAGCTTTACTGATAGATTTCCCAAACGTTCTATCGCCGTTGTTAGTCAGGAGAGTTTAGCGGACCTCGGAGCAGAAGATAATGGGGGCTTCCTTGATCTTATGGAGATGGGGCTATTAGATCCTAATCAGGCACCATTTTCGCAGGGACGATTGATCGCCCCAGAGCTTATGATTAAAGCGCTTAGCGCCCTGCCACGCGCATCTTCGGTTACTGTTAATCGAGTACTCAGTAGCGAGTCTAGTATAGCTTGGGTGCGTGAGCGCTATGTTCCAGAGCTGGTTAACATGGAGGGAGCGGCGCTATTTTATGCCTGCCTTCTGAAGAACGTCCCCTTCGTCTCACTAAGATCCGTATCAGACATGGTTGGAGCACGGGATAAAGGCTCCTGGGATATCCCTGGAGCAGTGGCGGTTCTTAACGCAACTCTCGGAGTGCTCCTTGAGGAATCTATGAGCTAG
- the coaE gene encoding dephospho-CoA kinase (Dephospho-CoA kinase (CoaE) performs the final step in coenzyme A biosynthesis.) produces the protein MKTKSPSPAKRSANVVVLTGGIGSGKSTVAKYLERWGASVVDADLIARAAVAPETPGLAAVIKHFGPQIVLEDGTLDRSRLAAIIFTDKASRKALESILHPIIRTMWLEKLALIQRNPLVDLIVYVLPLFFESGFKYPEVNKIILVTAPEEQRIARIVERDELSPEAARARIQAQLSDDEKIKRSHYIIFNDSSLGNLEAQARIFFSKIAKKV, from the coding sequence ATGAAGACAAAGTCACCCTCCCCGGCAAAACGCTCCGCCAATGTGGTTGTTCTTACTGGAGGAATAGGGTCCGGCAAGTCTACCGTTGCTAAGTACCTAGAACGGTGGGGCGCATCCGTTGTTGATGCAGATCTAATCGCCCGCGCCGCGGTAGCGCCTGAAACCCCTGGCCTGGCCGCCGTTATTAAACACTTCGGCCCTCAGATCGTGTTGGAGGATGGTACCCTTGACCGTTCCAGACTTGCGGCTATCATCTTTACCGACAAGGCGAGTCGCAAAGCGCTTGAATCGATCCTGCACCCGATTATCAGAACGATGTGGCTTGAGAAGCTTGCGCTAATTCAGCGCAATCCACTTGTAGACCTGATCGTCTATGTACTTCCCCTCTTCTTTGAATCAGGCTTTAAATACCCCGAGGTAAATAAGATCATCCTCGTTACCGCTCCAGAGGAGCAGCGCATTGCGCGTATCGTAGAGCGAGATGAACTCTCGCCTGAGGCGGCGCGAGCTAGGATTCAGGCCCAACTCTCGGATGACGAGAAGATCAAGCGCAGTCATTACATTATCTTTAACGATTCCTCGTTGGGAAATCTAGAAGCTCAAGCGCGCATCTTCTTCAGCAAGATTGCGAAGAAGGTCTAG
- a CDS encoding SCP2 sterol-binding domain-containing protein translates to MPDKINTEQQVQDPADQIPAHEQLLAEEQAPSKAHRDGDHETWTNQPAGAAAPQEEPLEEELDDEYDNQPVARKLIQNGRDVLCDELPPLSSDVTLTIGEGSDSSTVECIVSLNEQSLMAVRSGDLNPQVAMLSDKIRIKGKVGMAVYLFNLVAPRERSQ, encoded by the coding sequence ATGCCGGACAAGATAAACACAGAGCAACAGGTACAAGATCCAGCAGACCAGATTCCGGCGCATGAGCAACTCCTTGCCGAGGAACAGGCCCCCTCTAAGGCGCACCGGGACGGTGATCATGAAACCTGGACTAATCAACCAGCCGGAGCCGCTGCGCCGCAGGAGGAGCCCCTCGAGGAGGAGCTTGATGATGAGTATGATAATCAACCGGTCGCACGCAAGCTTATCCAGAACGGTCGGGATGTGTTGTGCGATGAGCTTCCACCTCTTTCAAGTGATGTAACTTTAACTATAGGTGAGGGTAGCGATTCATCTACTGTAGAGTGCATAGTGTCGTTAAACGAGCAGAGCCTTATGGCCGTTCGTTCAGGAGATTTGAATCCGCAGGTAGCGATGCTCTCTGACAAGATTAGGATTAAGGGCAAGGTTGGTATGGCCGTGTATCTCTTTAACCTGGTAGCGCCCCGTG